One Bacteroidota bacterium genomic window carries:
- the prfA gene encoding peptide chain release factor 1, whose product MNFFEKLAKIKDKFDRINEQLADEAVLSDTDKLISLSKERSDLIPMMEAFDKYSRVISDLAESKDILENSTDKELIEIAQMELEGLKEQKELLEEEIKVLLLPKDPNDDKSIILEIRAGTGGDEAGLFAGDLLRMYMRYAELKGWKTEYIDFSEAGGLGGVKEAVVSISGTGVYGELKWESGVHRVQRVPQTEAQGRVHTSAASVAVLPEVEDVAVDINMNDVKIDVFRSGGAGGQNVNKVETAIRMTHIPTGIVVQCQDERSQLKNREKALKVLMARLYDLKSSEQNSEIAAQRKLMVKSGDRSDKIRTYNFPQNRVTDHRIGLTLYNLSDVINGDLFNLIEQLKIADRAEKLQAEV is encoded by the coding sequence ATGAACTTTTTTGAAAAGCTTGCAAAAATAAAGGATAAATTCGACCGCATTAATGAACAACTTGCGGACGAAGCTGTCCTCTCTGATACCGATAAACTGATCTCTCTCAGCAAGGAGAGAAGCGACCTTATTCCAATGATGGAAGCTTTCGATAAATATTCCCGCGTAATTTCCGACCTTGCCGAATCGAAAGACATCCTTGAAAATTCGACTGACAAGGAACTCATCGAGATTGCCCAAATGGAACTCGAGGGCTTGAAGGAACAGAAAGAACTTTTGGAGGAAGAAATAAAAGTTCTTCTCCTGCCAAAAGACCCCAACGACGATAAAAGTATCATTCTCGAAATTCGTGCCGGTACAGGCGGTGACGAAGCCGGACTTTTCGCAGGTGACCTCCTCAGAATGTATATGCGTTATGCCGAGCTAAAAGGCTGGAAAACCGAGTACATCGATTTCAGCGAAGCAGGTGGTCTCGGTGGTGTAAAAGAAGCTGTTGTATCTATTTCGGGAACGGGTGTGTATGGCGAACTGAAGTGGGAGAGCGGAGTGCATCGTGTACAGAGAGTCCCTCAAACCGAAGCTCAGGGAAGGGTTCATACATCTGCGGCTTCAGTGGCAGTACTCCCTGAGGTGGAGGATGTTGCAGTCGATATCAACATGAACGATGTAAAGATTGATGTGTTCCGAAGTGGTGGCGCCGGTGGTCAGAATGTGAACAAAGTGGAGACCGCAATCCGGATGACCCACATCCCGACAGGTATTGTTGTTCAGTGCCAGGATGAAAGATCGCAGTTGAAAAACCGTGAGAAAGCCCTCAAGGTTTTGATGGCAAGACTTTATGACCTTAAAAGCAGCGAACAAAATTCCGAAATTGCCGCTCAAAGAAAACTTATGGTTAAAAGCGGCGACAGAAGCGACAAAATCCGCACCTACAATTTCCCGCAAAACCGCGTAACCGACCACAGAATCGGCTTAACTCTTTATAATCTGAGCGATGTTATTAACGGTGATTTGTTTAATTTGATTGAGCAGCTAAAAATTGCCGACCGTGCTGAAAAACTGCAGGCGGAGGTTTAG
- a CDS encoding ATP-binding protein, with product MKKLPLGIQTFSQIIEDDLVYVDKTGYIVELVDSMKYVFLSRPRRFGKSLLLSTIEEFFTGKRELFAGLKIYDYPEWKSHPIIHLDFSNMETGSEETFRETFFDRLNEIAGFYGIEIKSQIVSHYFGRLIKELSEKYGEKTVILIDEYDKPITDHLDNPEIAGRIREFLKSVFVRMKGNDAHIRFALLTGVSKFSKVSLFSGMNQITDISMNENYASLLGYTHEELQFYFSDFINNLAEKKGISGDELLQEIKRWYNGYSWDAMTRLYNPFSILSLFSTQRFDNYWFSSGTPSYLVKLMREKKYDVTILKNAEANILTFDSGTLDKIDPINLLFQTGYLTVSEKRDLYQIEEYLLNFPNFEVETSFYSHLIGDIASTQPYEALTLALKLRQSLENGKIEQFESILKTLFAQIPSNLLIKEERFFHSLFIMISYLSGIETDAEVNTNIGRIDGVIEFRNKIYIVEFKYNHPALEGLEQILQKKYYEKYLAKGKEIILLGVSFSANEINTINMTFEH from the coding sequence ATGAAAAAACTGCCCTTAGGAATCCAAACATTTTCTCAGATTATCGAAGATGATTTGGTGTATGTCGATAAAACCGGATATATAGTGGAACTTGTGGATTCCATGAAGTATGTTTTTCTGTCTCGTCCGCGAAGATTTGGTAAATCACTTCTGCTTTCCACTATCGAAGAATTTTTTACCGGAAAAAGGGAATTGTTTGCAGGTCTGAAGATTTACGATTATCCCGAATGGAAATCCCATCCCATCATCCACCTGGATTTCTCAAATATGGAAACGGGGAGTGAGGAAACCTTCCGTGAAACTTTTTTTGACAGATTAAATGAAATAGCCGGTTTTTACGGCATAGAGATTAAATCACAAATCGTTTCTCATTATTTTGGAAGATTAATAAAAGAATTATCTGAGAAGTATGGAGAAAAAACGGTCATTCTCATCGATGAATATGACAAGCCCATTACGGATCACCTTGATAATCCTGAAATTGCAGGTCGGATAAGGGAGTTTCTAAAGTCTGTTTTTGTTCGTATGAAGGGAAATGATGCGCATATCAGGTTTGCTTTGCTAACAGGTGTTAGTAAATTTTCCAAAGTTTCACTTTTTTCCGGCATGAATCAGATTACCGATATATCAATGAATGAAAACTACGCATCACTTCTGGGTTATACTCATGAGGAGTTGCAATTTTATTTTTCGGATTTCATCAATAATCTGGCAGAAAAAAAAGGCATCTCCGGGGATGAGCTGCTGCAGGAAATAAAAAGGTGGTATAATGGCTACAGTTGGGATGCAATGACCCGTCTATACAACCCATTTTCCATATTGAGTCTTTTCTCTACCCAAAGATTTGATAATTACTGGTTTAGCAGTGGTACTCCATCGTATCTTGTTAAGTTGATGAGAGAGAAGAAATACGATGTAACTATTTTAAAGAATGCAGAAGCAAATATTCTCACTTTTGATTCCGGTACTCTTGATAAAATCGACCCGATCAATCTTTTGTTCCAGACGGGTTACCTGACAGTCAGTGAAAAAAGAGATTTGTATCAAATTGAAGAGTATCTCCTGAATTTCCCGAATTTTGAAGTCGAAACTTCTTTCTACAGTCATTTAATCGGAGATATAGCAAGTACTCAACCTTATGAGGCTCTAACGCTTGCTCTGAAGTTAAGGCAGTCATTGGAAAATGGAAAAATCGAGCAGTTCGAATCAATTCTAAAAACTCTGTTTGCACAAATTCCTTCAAATTTACTTATTAAGGAGGAGAGATTCTTTCATTCACTCTTTATCATGATATCATATTTGTCGGGAATCGAAACGGATGCCGAAGTAAACACTAATATCGGCAGAATCGACGGAGTGATTGAATTCAGGAATAAAATCTACATCGTTGAATTTAAATACAATCATCCTGCATTGGAGGGTTTGGAGCAGATACTTCAGAAGAAGTACTATGAGAAGTATCTCGCAAAAGGTAAGGAGATTATTTTGTTGGGGGTAAGCTTTTCAGCGAATGAGATAAATACTATAAATATGACATTCGAACATTAA
- a CDS encoding GNAT family N-acetyltransferase — protein MLTESKIIELTSLFPEDAHGLAEVANNPKVALYLRDSFPQPYTVEHAIEFIKLMNAGNIQSVFAVRYYGEIAGIAGAHLLTDVQKKTAEIGFWFGEKFWNRGIATEVCRQITTFAFTYFDIIKIQAEVASPNTASARVLEKNGFKLEGTLRKSFHKNDQDWDLLVYGLLKEELEERQTYL, from the coding sequence TTGCTGACAGAATCAAAAATCATCGAACTTACTTCCCTTTTCCCTGAAGATGCTCACGGGCTTGCCGAGGTGGCTAACAATCCCAAAGTTGCCCTCTACCTTCGTGATTCCTTCCCGCAACCTTATACAGTCGAGCACGCGATAGAATTCATCAAACTTATGAATGCGGGGAATATTCAGTCAGTATTCGCAGTAAGATATTACGGTGAGATAGCCGGAATTGCAGGTGCACACCTTCTAACAGATGTACAAAAGAAGACCGCTGAGATCGGGTTCTGGTTTGGTGAGAAATTCTGGAACAGAGGGATTGCAACTGAAGTTTGCCGGCAGATAACAACATTCGCTTTCACATATTTCGATATTATAAAGATTCAGGCGGAAGTGGCGTCACCCAACACAGCTTCAGCCCGTGTCCTCGAGAAAAACGGATTCAAACTGGAGGGCACCCTCCGTAAATCCTTCCACAAAAACGACCAGGACTGGGATCTCCTCGTCTATGGTCTGCTGAAAGAGGAACTTGAGGAGAGGCAGACATATCTTTAA